One part of the Chloroflexota bacterium genome encodes these proteins:
- a CDS encoding amidohydrolase family protein has translation MNEIIDLDTMTGFWPQRQVDISTGRLLQMMDQHGVRRACVVSARGALFDHFEGNDETLAWCREQPRFIPVGTIDLRRFQGYREEIQRLTEAGVRLWRLFPEYQGWTPDQAVLRRVLDALEAVGAVLFLGGQPSAVARAVEGTTVTTILGLHFYQASDFLALLETGTNLYVSTRLLHGPGAVKVLVEAMGHQRLIFGSGAPLSSMGSGLRCLEVAALSDEQRAAIMGGNLQRLLADGGRT, from the coding sequence ATGAACGAAATTATCGATCTGGACACGATGACCGGCTTCTGGCCACAGCGCCAGGTGGACATCTCCACCGGCCGTCTCCTGCAGATGATGGACCAACATGGCGTCCGGCGAGCCTGTGTGGTATCGGCTCGCGGCGCTCTGTTCGACCATTTCGAGGGCAACGATGAGACCCTGGCATGGTGCCGGGAGCAGCCGCGCTTCATCCCGGTCGGCACCATCGATCTGCGCAGGTTCCAGGGCTACCGGGAGGAGATCCAGCGCCTGACCGAGGCCGGCGTGCGGCTATGGCGCTTGTTTCCCGAATATCAGGGGTGGACACCGGATCAAGCTGTGCTGCGCCGTGTGCTGGACGCCCTTGAAGCGGTAGGCGCCGTGCTCTTTCTTGGCGGACAACCCAGCGCCGTGGCGCGTGCGGTTGAGGGAACCACGGTTACCACCATCCTGGGGCTGCACTTCTACCAGGCCAGTGACTTTTTGGCCTTGTTGGAGACGGGCACCAACCTGTACGTGTCCACCCGCTTGCTTCACGGCCCGGGCGCCGTGAAGGTGCTGGTTGAGGCCATGGGTCACCAACGGCTAATCTTCGGGTCGGGCGCGCCACTGTCGTCCATGGGCAGCGGGCTGCGCTGTCTTGAGGTCGCGGCACTGAGCGACGAACAGCGGGCTGCCATCATGGGAGGTAACCTGCAACGGCTACTGGCGGACGGAGGACGGACATGA
- a CDS encoding uroporphyrinogen decarboxylase family protein → MSQVTEAGKLLPLSWWQDFWAENDRCLYGDAAVQGDNLEDQPVFPAFTSDRTRVPVLVELGEDWIIDFMGVSYQRYIQDFPFQQQVREACAERLLAEIGFRLVPKVDSSSLLHGSVYGNPIHYPQDSTPWLGHIIRCPEDIPPLIERMEGLDLAQAGLVPWFVQCYRDLDRPYRWRILHDVTAVHGPGTILNFLCGVGDFMLYLYDEPDLMLALLELIGQVTVDYSRTVRRLTGGPATGVSLFDDIAGLVSPAHFQRFFLPVYEKIYTELAPSPTDDRFYHNDARVGHLLNFLLDLGINGINPDPEVDPLLIRCKLPEAIIYGCVPPLLLKDGTPEQVLEGSRQSIELIGEGGGLVLTTAGSINMGTPFANLQAMCQAAERYGRY, encoded by the coding sequence GTGAGTCAGGTGACTGAGGCCGGCAAGCTTCTACCCTTGAGCTGGTGGCAGGACTTTTGGGCCGAGAACGATCGCTGCCTGTACGGCGATGCAGCAGTTCAGGGCGACAATCTGGAGGATCAGCCGGTCTTTCCCGCCTTTACCAGCGATCGCACCCGGGTGCCCGTGCTGGTCGAACTGGGCGAGGACTGGATCATCGACTTCATGGGCGTGTCCTACCAGCGCTACATCCAGGACTTCCCCTTCCAGCAACAGGTGCGGGAGGCCTGCGCTGAGCGCCTGCTGGCTGAGATCGGCTTCCGCCTTGTACCCAAGGTGGACTCTTCCTCCCTGCTGCACGGCTCGGTGTATGGCAACCCCATTCACTATCCGCAGGATTCCACGCCCTGGCTGGGTCACATTATTCGATGTCCCGAGGATATCCCGCCCCTGATTGAGCGTATGGAAGGGCTGGACCTGGCCCAGGCCGGACTGGTGCCCTGGTTTGTCCAGTGCTACCGCGATCTGGACCGGCCCTATCGCTGGCGCATCCTGCATGACGTTACTGCCGTACACGGACCGGGTACCATCCTGAACTTCCTGTGCGGCGTCGGCGATTTCATGCTCTACTTGTACGACGAGCCGGACCTGATGCTGGCGTTGCTGGAACTGATCGGCCAGGTGACGGTAGACTACTCGCGCACGGTACGCCGCCTGACCGGCGGGCCGGCCACCGGCGTCAGCCTTTTCGATGACATCGCTGGCCTGGTCTCCCCGGCACACTTTCAGCGCTTCTTCCTGCCGGTTTATGAGAAGATCTACACCGAGTTGGCGCCCAGCCCGACGGACGATCGTTTCTATCACAACGACGCCAGAGTCGGGCACCTGCTGAATTTCCTGCTGGACCTGGGCATCAACGGCATCAACCCTGACCCCGAGGTCGACCCGCTGCTGATCCGCTGCAAACTGCCCGAGGCCATCATCTACGGCTGCGTGCCGCCTCTGTTGCTGAAAGACGGCACGCCAGAGCAAGTTCTGGAGGGCTCGCGTCAAAGCATCGAGCTGATCGGCGAGGGGGGCGGCCTGGTGCTGACTACGGCCGGCAGCATCAACATGGGCACGCCCTTCGCCAATCTGCAAGCCATGTGCCAGGCGGCGGAACGGTATGGGCGATATTAG
- a CDS encoding Ldh family oxidoreductase codes for MNEIRIDHNILVSAIAERLARVSMPDPVRAIEAKVMTEADLLGVPSHGVRMLPGLVQAIENGHVNPEPRLALVRDHAAICTVDGDRGPGRYISVQAMNLAVERAKRFGVGTCVAANTSHWGRAHAYAYRAAQQGMIGICTTNAISSMLSWDSDRSLLGNNPLAIGVPRGADRPPVVLDIAMSQAAIGKIATYRREGRPVPMGWGLNATGQPTNNPAAILDAGKFLPFGDHKGAGLSFMLELLTGALAGGLLCFEFGGAATGYLDVGSSKLFLALDLAAFIEPTIFFQRVEDMIDFIHTAEPERHHLYPGQRGWQARAENLVKGVPLHPDIVAELTAAGVVLPITQ; via the coding sequence ATGAACGAGATACGTATCGACCATAACATCCTGGTCTCAGCCATCGCAGAGCGGCTGGCCCGTGTGAGCATGCCCGATCCGGTGCGAGCAATTGAGGCCAAGGTGATGACCGAAGCAGACTTGCTGGGCGTTCCCTCTCATGGCGTGCGCATGTTGCCAGGGCTGGTCCAGGCTATTGAAAACGGCCATGTCAACCCGGAACCCCGGCTGGCCTTGGTTCGCGATCACGCTGCCATTTGCACCGTGGACGGCGACCGGGGCCCAGGTCGCTACATCTCGGTCCAGGCCATGAACCTGGCTGTCGAGCGAGCCAAACGCTTCGGCGTCGGCACTTGTGTGGCTGCCAATACCAGCCATTGGGGTCGGGCCCATGCCTACGCCTACCGGGCCGCCCAACAGGGTATGATCGGCATCTGTACGACCAACGCCATATCCAGCATGTTGTCCTGGGACAGCGATCGCTCGCTCCTGGGCAACAACCCTCTGGCCATCGGCGTACCCAGAGGGGCAGACCGGCCGCCGGTGGTCCTGGATATCGCCATGAGCCAGGCAGCCATCGGCAAGATCGCCACCTACCGCCGGGAGGGCCGGCCGGTGCCCATGGGTTGGGGCCTGAATGCAACTGGCCAACCGACAAACAACCCGGCAGCCATCCTGGATGCCGGCAAGTTCCTGCCCTTTGGCGACCACAAGGGCGCCGGCTTATCCTTCATGCTGGAGTTGCTGACCGGCGCCCTGGCCGGAGGCTTGCTCTGCTTCGAGTTTGGAGGCGCCGCAACGGGCTATCTGGACGTCGGCTCCAGCAAGCTGTTCCTGGCCCTGGACCTGGCGGCTTTCATCGAACCAACCATCTTTTTCCAACGTGTCGAAGATATGATCGATTTCATCCACACAGCCGAACCGGAGCGGCATCATCTCTATCCGGGTCAACGGGGCTGGCAAGCGCGGGCCGAGAACCTGGTCAAGGGTGTGCCCCTGCACCCCGATATCGTGGCCGAGTTGACCGCTGCCGGCGTGGTGTTACCAATCACACAATGA
- a CDS encoding cupin domain-containing protein has translation MTAYLKSFDDIPTYSDPGSQNQTCRDILPKGIVPALLVGYDIVEGPGRNGLGNHSEWHQVFVVVRGQGTLLRGDERIHIEAPCILHIPPNTEHDVLVAPGEHIEYVYINKYLLPEEAQVGSESGD, from the coding sequence TTGACAGCCTATCTCAAGAGCTTTGACGACATCCCAACCTACAGCGATCCTGGCTCACAGAACCAGACCTGTCGCGATATCCTGCCCAAAGGTATCGTCCCCGCCTTGCTGGTAGGCTATGACATCGTGGAGGGACCGGGTCGCAACGGCCTGGGCAATCACAGCGAGTGGCACCAGGTCTTCGTGGTCGTCCGGGGCCAGGGAACCCTGTTACGGGGCGATGAACGGATTCACATCGAGGCCCCCTGCATCCTGCACATCCCGCCCAACACCGAGCACGATGTTTTGGTCGCGCCGGGCGAGCACATCGAATACGTCTACATCAACAAGTATTTGCTGCCCGAGGAAGCGCAGGTGGGGAGTGAGTCAGGTGACTGA
- a CDS encoding aldo/keto reductase — protein sequence MAGGPGTWPPNRDASAFFENQTPGSSRKKAKSKFMEYISLGRTGVKVSKLCLGCMMFGGRTSPDDSYDITDKAIDAGINFLDTANVYSRGHSEKVTGEALSHPRSPYRAGAAAGGQDLRLRHYSLESLGWGFIDRKIRSRSNSAP from the coding sequence ATGGCAGGTGGCCCAGGAACGTGGCCACCCAATAGAGACGCTTCGGCGTTCTTCGAGAACCAGACGCCAGGTTCATCCAGGAAAAAGGCAAAGAGCAAATTTATGGAATACATATCCCTCGGCAGGACCGGCGTGAAGGTTAGCAAACTCTGCCTTGGCTGCATGATGTTCGGCGGTCGAACCTCACCAGACGATTCGTACGATATCACCGACAAGGCGATCGACGCCGGCATCAACTTTCTGGACACGGCCAATGTCTACAGTCGCGGCCACAGCGAGAAGGTAACCGGCGAGGCCCTATCGCATCCTCGATCGCCGTATAGAGCGGGAGCTGCTGCCGGTGGCCAAGACCTACGGCTTCGGCATTATTCCCTGGAGTCCCTTGGCTGGGGGTTTATTGACAGGAAAATACGATCGCGCTCAAACTCCGCCCCCTGA
- a CDS encoding carbohydrate ABC transporter permease: MAQKKPLRERFEPLSIAKQILLMTGAILMVLPFVWMLSTSLKPPDEVLSWPPQLIPQTFTLENYVGVFETAPFGRFFLNSLIMATASTIAILFTSTLAGFVFGKYNFPGKTFLFILILATAMVPFETYMIPLYLTMVKLKQVNTYIGLVSPYLIMSFGVFFMRQNVIASLPDELMDAARIDGASDWRIYWQVALPLLRGPMGALAIFAFMVAWAAFIWPLIITSNRDLWTMELGLGMFQYRFTVDLGLINAGSMISILPVLLVFIVLRRHIVRGIALTGLKA; the protein is encoded by the coding sequence ATGGCACAAAAAAAACCACTCAGAGAGCGATTCGAGCCACTTAGCATAGCCAAGCAGATCTTGCTAATGACAGGGGCTATCCTCATGGTGCTGCCCTTCGTCTGGATGCTGTCTACTTCCTTGAAACCACCGGACGAAGTGCTATCCTGGCCACCGCAACTTATCCCGCAAACTTTTACCCTCGAAAACTACGTCGGCGTGTTCGAAACCGCACCCTTCGGACGTTTCTTCCTCAACAGTTTGATCATGGCGACGGCCTCTACAATAGCCATTCTGTTCACCTCTACGCTGGCGGGGTTCGTCTTCGGCAAGTACAATTTTCCCGGCAAAACCTTCCTGTTCATTCTGATTCTGGCCACGGCCATGGTGCCTTTCGAGACCTACATGATCCCGCTCTATCTAACTATGGTGAAATTGAAGCAGGTGAACACCTACATTGGCCTGGTCTCGCCCTACCTGATCATGAGCTTCGGCGTCTTTTTCATGCGCCAGAACGTCATTGCATCGCTACCTGACGAACTCATGGACGCGGCTCGCATCGACGGAGCATCGGATTGGCGTATCTATTGGCAGGTAGCGTTGCCGCTTCTGCGTGGCCCCATGGGGGCTCTGGCCATCTTCGCCTTCATGGTGGCCTGGGCTGCCTTCATTTGGCCATTGATCATAACCAGCAACCGCGATCTTTGGACCATGGAACTGGGCCTGGGTATGTTCCAGTACCGTTTTACGGTAGACCTGGGGCTGATCAACGCTGGTTCCATGATTTCCATCCTACCAGTGCTCCTGGTCTTCATCGTGCTACGCCGCCACATCGTACGCGGCATCGCACTGACGGGGCTAAAAGCATGA
- a CDS encoding extracellular solute-binding protein, with translation MRNLNAPFPRLLVLILIASMVLTACAVPAAPPAAPAEPAEAQPAESVADEPITLTLWGGFPEMEPFYKHVAEAYKQDHPNVDVEITTQPLREFEQKLSATIPSDTASDLIEISMYSNQKFIEAGLIPELPADVQEFTDTEGRYSEFMHQNNTYDGKEYGLPLFMGRTALFWNKDMFEEAGLPGPPETMEQMYDYAKQLAQYDDSGNLTRSGHSLRLSGQGSGVGEKWWFVLYPLGGSILEEVDGKYRAGYNNDAGRAALQYYIDAVHKDNWDDHAIKHDAEAFELEQTAMFFRESWVIGDIAKKNPDLNYGTAPVPAGERWGRITNPVNIYVTRSAENADVAWDFAQYMQQPEHLLWLLENVGWLPTRQDVDYSPVTDKVPQFEAFTMSDPDYGEFGYFVIAPFDEVLTKVAERLVSAYLDESLVDNPEGIAQVIEDAANETNAVLERSDMYAGE, from the coding sequence ATGAGAAATCTCAATGCGCCGTTCCCGCGACTACTGGTTCTGATACTTATCGCCAGCATGGTGCTCACGGCCTGTGCAGTGCCCGCCGCTCCTCCCGCCGCTCCTGCCGAGCCGGCGGAAGCGCAACCCGCCGAATCGGTAGCCGATGAGCCCATCACCCTGACCCTTTGGGGTGGTTTTCCTGAAATGGAACCCTTCTACAAGCATGTGGCCGAAGCCTACAAGCAGGATCACCCCAACGTCGATGTGGAGATCACGACCCAGCCGCTGCGCGAGTTCGAGCAGAAGCTGTCGGCCACCATCCCCTCGGATACGGCGTCTGATCTGATCGAGATATCCATGTACTCCAACCAGAAGTTCATCGAGGCCGGCCTGATCCCTGAACTACCGGCCGACGTCCAGGAGTTCACAGATACGGAGGGACGCTACTCCGAGTTCATGCACCAGAACAATACTTATGATGGCAAGGAGTACGGCCTGCCCCTGTTCATGGGCCGCACCGCCCTGTTCTGGAACAAGGACATGTTCGAGGAAGCTGGTCTGCCCGGCCCGCCCGAGACCATGGAGCAGATGTACGACTATGCCAAACAACTGGCCCAATACGACGATAGCGGCAACCTGACCCGCAGCGGCCACAGCTTGCGCCTCTCGGGCCAGGGCTCAGGAGTGGGCGAAAAATGGTGGTTCGTGCTCTATCCCCTTGGCGGCAGCATCCTGGAGGAGGTCGACGGAAAGTACCGAGCCGGCTACAACAACGACGCCGGTCGAGCCGCGCTCCAGTACTACATCGATGCCGTCCATAAGGACAATTGGGACGATCACGCTATCAAGCACGACGCCGAGGCCTTCGAGTTGGAGCAGACGGCCATGTTCTTCCGCGAGTCGTGGGTTATCGGCGACATCGCCAAGAAGAACCCGGACCTGAACTATGGCACGGCGCCCGTGCCTGCCGGTGAACGCTGGGGTCGTATCACCAATCCAGTTAACATCTACGTTACCCGTTCGGCTGAGAATGCGGATGTGGCCTGGGACTTCGCCCAGTACATGCAACAGCCCGAGCACCTGCTGTGGCTGTTGGAGAACGTGGGCTGGCTGCCTACCCGCCAGGACGTAGACTACTCGCCGGTCACGGACAAGGTTCCGCAGTTTGAGGCCTTCACTATGTCCGATCCCGACTACGGGGAGTTCGGCTACTTCGTCATTGCACCCTTTGACGAGGTTCTGACCAAGGTAGCCGAGCGACTGGTGTCTGCTTACCTGGACGAGAGCCTTGTGGACAACCCCGAGGGAATCGCCCAAGTCATCGAGGATGCGGCGAACGAGACCAACGCCGTTCTCGAACGCTCGGACATGTACGCCGGAGAGTAA
- a CDS encoding ankyrin repeat domain-containing protein, with protein sequence MIGDVLEADRLILAGADVDAVDAENRSPLSWAAIQDQVALGRQLIANGATVNHRDLEGKTAVYWSTERNHIACLRMLLAAGANPRIRNHAGTMPVALTDGDMKLALLIAGG encoded by the coding sequence ATGATTGGCGATGTGCTTGAGGCGGATCGCCTGATCCTGGCCGGTGCTGACGTTGATGCCGTCGACGCCGAGAATAGATCACCTCTCAGCTGGGCGGCGATACAAGACCAGGTTGCCTTGGGACGGCAGTTGATCGCCAACGGCGCGACCGTCAATCACCGGGACTTGGAGGGAAAGACGGCTGTGTATTGGTCGACGGAGCGGAATCACATCGCTTGTTTGCGCATGTTGCTCGCTGCCGGCGCGAATCCAAGGATCCGCAACCATGCAGGCACAATGCCTGTGGCCCTGACCGATGGTGATATGAAACTGGCGCTACTTATCGCCGGAGGGTAG
- a CDS encoding amidohydrolase family protein, with translation MIVDAHAHWGNWYFPIAQLSVEDIVAYMQAQGIDVTILSSSLAIAYDFCEGNRRMAEAIEPYPQLLGYVVVNSNYVEESIAEMRRYLGAEGYPQFLGIKVHPLLAQHRYDTPQSLALTGAMAEYGLPVLIHTFGSPLESPWNVLPAAQAYPDLPIILAHMGGNAWWEGVRVAQESTNLYLEICSTWTDPEKIRAAIDAVGPKRVLFGTDATLFEAAHMLGTVEDAGLSSEEYALVMGENARRLFRLD, from the coding sequence ATGATCGTTGATGCCCACGCCCACTGGGGCAATTGGTACTTTCCCATCGCACAGTTGTCGGTTGAAGACATTGTGGCCTACATGCAGGCACAAGGTATCGACGTTACCATCCTCTCCTCCAGTCTGGCCATCGCCTACGACTTCTGCGAGGGAAACCGCAGGATGGCGGAGGCCATCGAGCCCTACCCCCAGCTGTTGGGCTACGTGGTTGTCAACTCCAACTATGTGGAAGAGTCGATTGCCGAAATGAGGCGCTACCTGGGAGCAGAAGGCTACCCGCAGTTCTTGGGCATCAAGGTACACCCGCTGCTGGCCCAGCATCGCTACGACACGCCCCAGAGCCTGGCGCTTACCGGCGCTATGGCCGAATACGGCTTGCCGGTGCTGATCCATACTTTTGGGTCGCCCCTGGAGTCACCGTGGAACGTGTTGCCAGCCGCGCAAGCGTACCCGGACCTACCTATCATCCTGGCCCACATGGGCGGCAATGCATGGTGGGAAGGTGTACGGGTCGCCCAGGAATCGACCAACCTTTACCTGGAGATCTGCAGCACCTGGACCGACCCTGAGAAGATCAGAGCAGCCATCGACGCTGTGGGCCCGAAGCGGGTGCTGTTCGGCACCGATGCAACCCTGTTCGAGGCGGCTCACATGCTGGGCACTGTTGAAGATGCCGGCCTGTCGAGTGAAGAGTACGCTCTGGTCATGGGAGAGAACGCCCGCCGTCTCTTCAGACTTGACTAA
- a CDS encoding aldo/keto reductase: MAKTYGFGIIPWSPLAGGLLTGKYDRAQTPPPDSRFATMLKDFPHMVRRYETDFFDVVDGLKPIASEKSCTLAQLSLAWCVQQPVVSSAIIGPRTMAQLEDNLGVMDVVITDEDRSLIDALVPPGRMVSPFYEADFGPHSYRV; encoded by the coding sequence GTGGCCAAGACCTACGGCTTCGGCATTATTCCCTGGAGTCCCTTGGCTGGGGGTTTATTGACAGGAAAATACGATCGCGCTCAAACTCCGCCCCCTGACAGCCGCTTTGCCACTATGCTCAAGGATTTTCCCCACATGGTTCGGCGCTACGAGACCGATTTCTTCGATGTCGTCGACGGTTTGAAACCAATTGCATCGGAGAAAAGCTGTACCCTCGCACAACTCTCGTTGGCCTGGTGTGTTCAACAACCGGTTGTTTCCAGCGCGATCATCGGGCCACGGACCATGGCGCAACTGGAGGATAACCTGGGTGTCATGGATGTTGTGATCACCGATGAGGATCGCTCACTAATCGATGCCCTTGTGCCGCCCGGCCGCATGGTGTCGCCGTTTTATGAGGCGGATTTTGGCCCACACTCGTATCGAGTTTAG
- a CDS encoding zinc-dependent alcohol dehydrogenase family protein — MKAAVIQSPKTAQVVETDRPKPGPSEVLIEVAAAGICGTDLHIYHGEYQAVYPITPGHEFSGVVATVGDEVRYFKPGDRVTADPNISCNRCQFCQRNEPNQCENHMAIGVTHPGGFAQYVTVPESNVFAIGELPFDEAAFIEPLACVVWGLKRVQIQPGDSVLVMGTGPMGCLITQAVSRAGATTVVATDILQSRLDLAAQLGATEVVLADGDHGERLKAYAPAGYDVVIDVTGLPSVLEEGFGYVRPRGKIWVFGVCPPQAQACFVPFDVFRKDLSIIGSFAVNRTFPEAIALIQSDAVNVGPLISHRLPLDLFSEALDIAENDPERMKVQFYFV, encoded by the coding sequence ATGAAAGCTGCTGTGATTCAATCCCCCAAGACTGCTCAGGTGGTCGAGACCGATCGGCCCAAGCCCGGCCCTTCCGAGGTATTGATCGAGGTCGCCGCCGCTGGGATCTGTGGCACCGATCTACACATCTACCATGGTGAATACCAGGCAGTGTACCCAATCACCCCCGGCCACGAGTTCAGCGGGGTCGTCGCGACCGTGGGAGACGAGGTGCGCTACTTCAAACCGGGCGACCGGGTCACCGCCGATCCCAACATCTCCTGCAATCGCTGCCAGTTCTGCCAGCGAAACGAACCTAACCAGTGTGAAAATCACATGGCCATCGGGGTTACCCACCCGGGCGGTTTCGCTCAGTATGTAACCGTACCCGAGAGCAATGTGTTCGCGATTGGAGAGTTACCATTTGACGAAGCAGCGTTCATCGAACCCCTTGCCTGTGTGGTCTGGGGATTGAAAAGAGTCCAGATTCAACCGGGGGATTCGGTGCTCGTCATGGGCACGGGGCCAATGGGGTGCCTTATTACCCAGGCGGTTAGCCGTGCGGGTGCAACCACGGTCGTTGCTACCGATATACTGCAATCAAGATTGGATCTGGCGGCCCAGTTGGGCGCGACTGAAGTTGTGCTGGCGGATGGCGATCACGGGGAGCGCTTGAAGGCGTATGCGCCGGCGGGCTATGATGTGGTGATCGACGTGACAGGCCTGCCATCGGTTCTCGAGGAAGGGTTTGGTTACGTGCGCCCGCGGGGAAAAATATGGGTTTTCGGCGTCTGTCCGCCTCAGGCGCAGGCTTGTTTCGTGCCGTTCGATGTTTTTCGCAAGGATCTCAGCATCATCGGTAGTTTTGCGGTCAATCGCACCTTTCCCGAGGCGATCGCCTTGATTCAGAGCGACGCGGTAAACGTGGGGCCGCTGATCTCCCACCGGTTGCCCCTGGACCTGTTCAGCGAGGCGCTGGATATTGCGGAGAATGATCCCGAGCGAATGAAGGTGCAGTTCTATTTTGTTTGA
- a CDS encoding sugar ABC transporter permease, which produces MSTSAGLQQERFSDRVTIALARFFHISRNELNKRMFAYLALLPILAIYLLLRIIPIAQNFIYSFYDSSVVNPRENFVGFQNFIDLFNDHLFLISLRNTTFFAIFLTLFSVTIALGLAALLASKVRLGGWYEAIYFIPVITPMVPVAVVWKWIYDPTYGLLNYALSWIGVDPVGWLVYPDTAMWAIIIMSTWKVIGYNMVIFLVGIRAIPEVYFEAAEIDGASNSAIFRRITLPLLRPILLFVIVISTINAYNVFTQVFIMTAGPQGAPGNAVRTLVFDIYENAFRYFRTGYAASEAVVLFLIILVLTVIQFGVIRSD; this is translated from the coding sequence ATGAGTACATCCGCCGGACTGCAGCAAGAGAGGTTCTCGGACAGAGTGACCATTGCGCTGGCCCGGTTCTTCCACATCAGCCGCAATGAGTTGAATAAGCGGATGTTCGCCTACCTGGCGCTTCTTCCCATTCTGGCCATCTACCTGCTTCTGCGCATCATCCCTATTGCCCAGAACTTCATCTACAGCTTCTACGATTCTTCCGTCGTCAATCCCCGCGAGAACTTTGTCGGCTTCCAGAACTTCATCGATCTCTTCAACGATCACCTCTTCCTCATATCGCTGCGTAATACCACCTTCTTTGCCATTTTTCTAACCCTGTTCAGCGTGACTATCGCCCTGGGGTTGGCCGCGTTACTGGCCAGTAAGGTGCGGCTGGGCGGATGGTACGAGGCCATCTATTTCATTCCCGTGATCACACCCATGGTGCCGGTGGCCGTAGTGTGGAAGTGGATCTATGATCCAACCTACGGGTTATTGAATTACGCTCTCTCCTGGATCGGCGTCGATCCGGTAGGCTGGCTCGTCTATCCAGACACGGCCATGTGGGCCATCATCATCATGAGCACCTGGAAAGTGATTGGCTACAACATGGTCATCTTCCTGGTGGGCATCCGCGCCATTCCCGAGGTCTACTTCGAGGCGGCCGAGATCGATGGCGCCAGCAATTCGGCCATCTTTCGTCGTATCACGCTACCGCTTCTGCGCCCCATCCTGCTGTTCGTGATCGTCATTTCAACCATCAACGCCTACAACGTCTTCACCCAGGTTTTCATCATGACTGCGGGTCCGCAAGGAGCGCCGGGAAATGCCGTCCGAACCCTCGTATTCGACATCTACGAGAATGCATTTCGCTACTTCAGAACCGGTTATGCGGCATCGGAGGCGGTAGTCCTCTTCCTGATTATTCTGGTCCTGACGGTCATCCAGTTCGGCGTGATCAGGAGCGATTGA